In Taeniopygia guttata chromosome Z, bTaeGut7.mat, whole genome shotgun sequence, one genomic interval encodes:
- the NXNL2 gene encoding nucleoredoxin-like protein 2 — protein sequence MVDVFSGRLLVSKDGRSVDPDEALQNKVVGLYFSAGWCSPCRDFTPVLCDFYTELLEETEPPAPFEVVFISSDHSAEEMVGYMRAMHGDWLALPFHDPYKHDLKKKYNITAIPKLVIVKQTGEVITDKGRKQIRDKGLSCFRNWLEGADIFQNFSS from the exons ATGGTGGATGTGTTCAGCGGGCGGCTCCTGGTCAGCAAGGATGGCCGCAGCGTGGACCCCGACGAGGCGCTGCAGAACAAAGTCGTGGGCTTGTACTTCTCCGCCGGATGGTGCTCGCCGTGCCGCGACTTCACCCCCGTCCTCTGTGATTTCTAcacggagctgctggaggagaccGAGCCCCCCGCCCCCTTCGAGGTCGTCTTCATCTCCTCCGACCACAGCGCCGAGGAGATGGTGGGCTACATGCGCGCCATGCACGGAGACTGGCTGGCCCTGCCCTTCCACGACCCCTACAAGCA tgATCTGAAGAAGAAATACAACATCACAGCAATTCCTAAACTGGTGATTGTGAAACAAACTGGAGAAGTCATTACTgacaagggaagaaaacagatcAGAGACAAAGGGCTATCCTGTTTCCGGAACTGGCTTGAGGGTGCAGATATCTTTCAGAATTTTTCTAGCTAA